One stretch of Microvirga lotononidis DNA includes these proteins:
- a CDS encoding DUF2076 domain-containing protein, protein MNDQERQVIDDIFQRLEQVANQPRDPEAERYIADKLRRQPYAPYALAQAVFVQEQALANLQADNERLRAEFDRMSRQPPQQQGGFLSSIFGGGASRPPEPAYNAPPSRQASPWGQPQPQPMPQQPYGAPQSGPMGGATGPWGGAMQRGGGGGFLGSALTTAAGVAGGMMIANALSHAFSGNNNPLGEASSLAGLGGADQAADNAGFGNITDALYPDQKQDPQEDDQDFSDFGGDGGDEGDWT, encoded by the coding sequence ATGAACGATCAGGAACGTCAGGTCATCGACGATATTTTTCAACGGCTTGAGCAGGTGGCGAACCAGCCGCGCGACCCCGAGGCGGAGCGTTATATCGCCGACAAGCTGCGCCGGCAGCCCTATGCGCCCTATGCCCTGGCCCAGGCGGTCTTCGTTCAGGAGCAAGCGCTGGCAAATCTCCAGGCCGACAACGAGCGGCTGCGCGCCGAGTTCGACCGGATGAGCCGCCAGCCGCCGCAGCAGCAGGGTGGTTTCCTTTCCAGCATCTTCGGCGGCGGCGCATCACGGCCGCCGGAGCCCGCTTACAACGCGCCGCCGTCCCGTCAGGCTTCACCCTGGGGCCAGCCCCAGCCTCAACCGATGCCGCAGCAGCCTTACGGCGCCCCGCAGAGCGGCCCGATGGGTGGCGCGACCGGCCCCTGGGGCGGCGCCATGCAGCGCGGGGGTGGAGGCGGGTTCCTCGGGAGCGCGCTGACGACGGCCGCGGGCGTCGCGGGCGGCATGATGATCGCCAATGCCCTGAGCCACGCCTTCAGCGGCAACAACAATCCCTTGGGCGAGGCATCCTCCCTGGCGGGCCTCGGCGGAGCCGACCAGGCGGCGGATAATGCGGGCTTCGGCAACATCACGGATGCGCTCTACCCGGACCAGAAGCAGGACCCGCAGGAAGACGACCAGGACTTTTCCGACTTCGGCGGCGACGGCGGCGACGAGGGCGATTGGACCTGA